One Campylobacter concisus DNA window includes the following coding sequences:
- a CDS encoding Cj0814 family flagellar-dependent secreted protein, translated as MKVSYNSILTKQHYQKQTKSEGFANFLPNTPNINSISQTTTPKNDFVSSSSIDSLYQAKFTSQEGYGYSVDAKGFMGADFNKAAGLPQDFKIHKSTLDAIVLHNQKHPNFTNFSMNTKKDNVLFGEDSFANIDLADTIKQYYKIFDQISAGVISKGKEFYSNEDLAKMPKGYFSKDKKIDYSEYLMGRMSSDEIDGLTDRSNEKVTHVFRTAQDADDARKLMNDLKDINVEVNGNFLDFSPEVMTTEHTIPYMWVSSAGYDFKPDMSVYDNEQGYTKEQIFVAFLKNEQGLVLQGGTTRITDEARNVYRDKLILTKQDRSEIGIPKAYYDEILSGKKDLKDILARILKLRNLELKKDHTLEGLASKIMDVLKEFDERTKTREL; from the coding sequence ATGAAAGTCTCTTATAACTCCATCTTAACAAAACAGCACTACCAAAAACAGACAAAAAGCGAAGGCTTTGCAAATTTCTTGCCTAACACTCCAAATATAAATTCGATCAGCCAAACCACTACTCCCAAGAATGACTTTGTTTCATCTAGTAGTATCGACTCTCTTTATCAGGCTAAATTTACTTCACAAGAGGGTTATGGATATAGTGTAGATGCTAAAGGATTTATGGGAGCTGATTTTAACAAGGCAGCAGGCTTGCCACAGGACTTTAAAATCCACAAAAGCACGCTTGATGCGATAGTGCTACACAATCAAAAACACCCAAACTTTACAAATTTTTCAATGAATACAAAAAAAGATAATGTGCTATTTGGAGAGGATAGCTTTGCAAATATCGATCTAGCAGATACCATCAAGCAATACTATAAAATTTTTGATCAAATTTCAGCTGGAGTTATTAGCAAGGGCAAAGAATTTTACTCAAACGAAGATCTAGCAAAGATGCCAAAGGGCTACTTTTCAAAAGATAAAAAAATAGATTATTCCGAATATCTAATGGGTAGGATGTCGAGCGATGAGATAGATGGGCTAACTGATAGGAGTAATGAGAAGGTAACTCATGTCTTCAGGACAGCCCAAGATGCAGACGATGCGCGTAAGCTAATGAATGATCTAAAAGACATAAATGTAGAAGTTAATGGAAATTTCCTTGACTTCTCTCCAGAAGTTATGACAACTGAGCATACTATCCCTTATATGTGGGTTAGTAGTGCTGGATATGACTTTAAGCCTGATATGTCTGTATATGATAATGAACAAGGCTATACAAAGGAGCAAATCTTTGTCGCATTTTTAAAAAACGAGCAAGGTCTTGTGTTGCAAGGTGGCACAACAAGGATAACTGATGAGGCTCGCAATGTATATAGAGACAAACTCATACTTACAAAACAAGATAGAAGTGAGATAGGCATACCAAAGGCTTATTATGATGAGATACTATCTGGTAAGAAAGATCTAAAAGATATACTAGCTAGGATTTTAAAGCTTAGAAATTTGGAGCTTAAAAAAGATCACACGCTTGAGGGACTAGCAAGCAAGATAATGGATGTTTTAAAAGAATTTGATGAGAGGACGAAGACAAGAGAGCTTTAA
- a CDS encoding response regulator yields MNISPNLEPININLPKDMIYSRVLLGVDRVQTLDNTNLKSELKDIATKLISNSTYSIIQSASTSGVKSEYAKADNGTNDAFSYVDIQRRNWDKKDFENKYLFGEDASALRKVDQTSTYFSSINSKTPIKPIAAADTKFTNLNDYAYEKTIKTSLGDVEVFLDLYNDNDKLGIGKLDANGFLFNFDSNKDGVINSGDKYFDKLKVRGYDKDGNEKIFKLSEVVSEINLNDFIKKDIRNLSHEAMDFASKNTVDYRVSLNNSNPYTLFSAEYRYQKIDKEETNKFFKDHADKDGWVDLRDNKIFNEESGLNNFAYEKVGFDGKKKLSEFNPIIKPSGPKQDESFSYAGYQKDSFMKFYNDYQKESSAHSKDVEWISKNLKENDVEDADDLISKLKVTKSSYMIAMESEFEKATGLEFSLENLERVKHAFESDTSKAAAALKDTDSVIAMKLNKNGTITLKFDSGRELEVKEIYSDTGKLISKDDKDSKRASINLDAKSMNDVELNRLDFKAMGIKQDDKISSLKELGTKLVKNLSDKFTSKFLIGLENGKSITTKEIYNITYLENDLKFKELSSKDRLYKKVDTRV; encoded by the coding sequence ATGAATATATCACCAAATTTAGAGCCCATAAATATAAATTTACCCAAAGATATGATCTATTCAAGGGTCCTTCTTGGCGTAGATAGAGTGCAAACTTTAGACAATACAAATTTAAAGTCTGAGCTTAAAGACATCGCTACTAAGCTTATCTCAAATAGCACTTACTCTATCATCCAAAGCGCCAGCACCAGTGGCGTGAAGTCAGAGTATGCTAAAGCAGACAACGGAACAAACGATGCTTTTTCTTACGTGGATATCCAGCGGAGAAACTGGGACAAAAAGGACTTTGAAAACAAATATCTCTTTGGCGAAGATGCCTCAGCACTAAGGAAAGTGGATCAAACTAGCACCTATTTTTCATCTATAAATTCAAAAACTCCCATTAAGCCCATTGCGGCAGCAGATACTAAATTTACAAATTTAAATGACTACGCCTATGAAAAAACGATAAAAACTTCACTGGGTGATGTAGAGGTCTTTTTGGATCTTTATAACGATAATGACAAACTAGGCATAGGCAAGCTAGATGCAAATGGATTTTTATTTAACTTTGATAGCAACAAGGACGGAGTGATAAATTCTGGTGATAAATACTTTGATAAGCTAAAAGTTAGAGGCTACGATAAAGACGGAAATGAGAAAATTTTCAAACTAAGCGAAGTTGTAAGCGAGATAAACCTTAACGACTTTATCAAAAAAGATATTAGAAATTTAAGCCATGAGGCTATGGACTTTGCTAGCAAAAACACGGTTGATTACAGAGTTAGTTTAAATAACTCAAACCCTTATACTCTATTTTCAGCCGAATATCGCTACCAAAAGATAGACAAAGAAGAGACTAATAAATTTTTCAAAGACCATGCAGACAAAGACGGCTGGGTAGATCTTAGGGATAATAAGATATTTAACGAAGAGAGCGGCTTAAATAACTTTGCCTATGAGAAAGTTGGCTTTGACGGCAAGAAAAAGCTTAGCGAGTTTAACCCTATCATAAAGCCTTCTGGGCCTAAACAAGATGAGAGCTTTTCATACGCAGGCTATCAAAAAGATAGCTTTATGAAATTTTATAACGACTACCAAAAAGAGTCTAGCGCTCACAGCAAAGACGTAGAGTGGATAAGCAAAAATTTAAAAGAAAATGATGTAGAAGACGCAGATGATCTCATCTCAAAGCTAAAAGTCACAAAGTCATCTTATATGATCGCTATGGAGAGTGAGTTTGAAAAAGCAACTGGGCTTGAGTTTAGCCTAGAAAATTTAGAAAGAGTAAAGCATGCTTTTGAGAGTGATACTAGCAAGGCAGCAGCTGCGCTAAAGGACACAGACAGCGTAATAGCTATGAAGCTAAACAAAAATGGCACGATCACGCTTAAATTTGATAGCGGAAGAGAGCTAGAGGTAAAAGAAATTTATAGCGACACTGGCAAGCTAATCAGCAAAGATGACAAGGATAGCAAAAGAGCAAGTATAAATTTAGATGCTAAGAGCATGAATGATGTAGAGCTAAATAGACTTGACTTTAAGGCTATGGGCATAAAGCAAGATGATAAGATATCTAGCCTAAAAGAGCTTGGAACAAAGCTCGTTAAAAACCTATCTGATAAATTTACAAGTAAATTTCTGATCGGACTTGAAAACGGCAAAAGCATCACCACCAAAGAAATTTACAACATCACCTACCTTGAAAACGACCTCAAATTTAAAGAACTATCTAGCAAAGATAGGCTTTATAAAAAGGTAGATACGAGAGTTTAG
- a CDS encoding Cj0814 family flagellar-dependent secreted protein, whose translation MINALGSYPLNLEQNIKVSTKVATNQTSSEVLGYKVDKDGYFTDEFNKQAGIPSGYKIHSSTLESLVNVAEGTSFFSRTFKSIDIAKTAGNAYKILSQVVGEDILNSKESFSLDEIRNFPQGFEYNRQSMQVTKIHNSIYDFDAAASSFNYKESNKQMISTLFFNPSFNGGDGRQPLKPTTDIFNNNNGGKESVGSGVFIDPHGERYTNKDGSITKGGLLAAVINSNLDVKEGETTVFGKKQGFDKSVDSKEFSRAFELFELMGEMKFGANFNKASDSDLAGMPEYMQEYVKYKRDLVYVDLTTGFVGKYSDEEDELSFKKMMEHNLKILKLLFGEIDKDGKKSKDFMDSFLKFSMPPLNLVKELNENPAGKYLVDMLGIKRDIDIKA comes from the coding sequence ATGATAAATGCACTTGGTAGCTACCCCTTAAATTTAGAGCAGAACATAAAGGTATCAACCAAAGTTGCCACCAACCAAACAAGCTCAGAGGTTTTAGGCTACAAGGTAGATAAGGATGGCTACTTTACAGATGAGTTTAACAAGCAAGCTGGCATACCAAGCGGATATAAAATTCACTCAAGCACACTGGAGTCGTTAGTCAATGTTGCAGAAGGAACTTCATTTTTTAGTCGCACCTTTAAAAGCATAGATATAGCAAAGACTGCTGGCAATGCCTACAAAATCCTCTCACAAGTAGTCGGAGAAGATATACTAAACTCAAAAGAAAGCTTTAGCTTAGATGAGATAAGAAATTTCCCTCAAGGCTTTGAGTATAATCGCCAAAGTATGCAAGTAACCAAGATACATAACTCCATTTACGACTTTGATGCAGCTGCTTCTAGCTTTAACTACAAAGAGTCAAACAAGCAGATGATAAGCACGCTCTTTTTCAACCCAAGCTTTAATGGTGGAGATGGCAGGCAACCACTAAAGCCAACAACAGACATCTTTAATAACAATAATGGTGGCAAAGAGAGTGTGGGAAGTGGTGTTTTTATCGATCCGCACGGCGAAAGATACACAAACAAAGATGGCTCTATAACTAAAGGCGGACTTTTAGCAGCAGTTATAAACAGCAACCTTGACGTCAAAGAAGGTGAAACTACCGTTTTTGGAAAGAAACAAGGCTTTGATAAGAGTGTAGATAGTAAAGAATTTAGTAGGGCATTTGAGCTATTTGAACTTATGGGTGAGATGAAATTTGGAGCAAATTTCAACAAAGCAAGCGACTCTGACCTAGCTGGTATGCCTGAATATATGCAAGAGTATGTTAAGTATAAAAGAGACCTTGTCTATGTAGATCTAACGACTGGGTTTGTCGGTAAGTATTCAGATGAAGAAGACGAACTATCATTTAAAAAGATGATGGAGCATAATCTAAAAATACTAAAGCTACTTTTTGGTGAGATAGATAAAGATGGCAAGAAGAGTAAGGACTTTATGGATAGCTTTTTAAAATTTAGTATGCCACCTTTAAATTTAGTAAAAGAGCTAAATGAAAACCCAGCTGGAAAATATCTAGTAGATATGCTTGGTATAAAAAGAGATATTGATATAAAGGCGTAG